The DNA window AGTTGAAAGCCTATATTCCTTTCTCACAGGTTGGAATTAGGATCTTTTTCCAAGTCGTGGTATAGATTGTAAATTGATGCATGGCTGCTTAATTTTATTCAGCATTTGCACCAATAATTATTTAAATATACCAAGTATGAAAAAAGAGAATAAGAATGATCCAAAACTGCATCAATTGGATTCTTTTAATACTTAGCAGTCTATAAAAATATCTTCATACACACTATAATTGGCATGGGAGAATTAAAACTATATAATAAGTCAGTCCTCATTACAGGGGCTGATAGTGGAATTGGTAAAGCTGTTGCCTTGTTATTTGCTAAGGAAGGAGCCAATATTGCGATTATCTACCACACGGATGACAAAAATGCTGAAAAGACTAAAAATGATATCATACTTTTGGGTAGAAAATCAATTATTTTCCGCGGTGATATTAATGATTATGAATTTTGTAAAAAGACCGTTGAAAAAGTAATTTCAGAAATTGGAAGTATTGATATACTAGTCAACAACGCGGGAGTACAGTTTCCCTCAGACAGTATTGAACAATTAAAAGAGGAAAATATCAGAAAAACTTTTGATTCCAATATTGTCGGAATGATTTTATTGACAAAAGTAGTTTTTCCTTATTTAAAAGAGGGTAGTAGTGTTATCAATACTACTTCGGCGGTTGCTTACCAGGGACATGAAGAACTTTTGGATTATTCTGCGACAAAAGGTGCAATAGTATCATTTACGCGCTCTCTGGCACTACAGTCAAAATCAAAGGGAATCCGTATCAATGCAGTTGCTCCAGGCCCTGTTGCAACACCTCTTACAAAAGAAACTTTTGATGAAGAAAAAGAAGATCCCAATAAGCCGCCTTTCCAAAGAAATGCAAAGCCAGAAGAAGTCGCCGGTAGTTTTTTGTTTTTGGCAAGCCAAGATTCAGTACAAATAACCGGACAGGTTCTTCATCCAAATGGAGGACTCATTGTGAATGGATAAATAATCATGATGCTAACTGATTCTACTGTAAAAGACTTGCATAGAATTAAAATCTAAATTGAAATGGGTATGTCAAAAAATAGTTTTTTCTATCGCAATAGTTTAAGCATTGTTTTTCTTTCCTTAATGCTTATATGTCTTATTGGTCAGTTTTTCGCAGGCTGGGCCACGGAAAACAAAGAATTGGCAGATGAGGGAGGGGCTTTACTTGCTTTGGGTGATTACATTCATAGTGGGCATTTTATTCAGGCTACTTTTGAAAACTGGGAGAGTGAATTTTTACAAATGACTTTATATGTCCTGCTTACCATATCATTAAGACAAAAGGGTTCCAGCGAATCAAAATCACTGGAAAAACAAGAAGATGTTGATAAAGAGCCACGCGCTCATTCCAGGGCCCCATGGCCGGTAAAAAAAGGGGGAGTCTGGCTTACTATATATAAACATTCTTTATCACTGGCTTTTGCCATATTGTTTTTACTGAGCTTTATGCTTCATTTTTACGGAAGTCTGAAAGCTTATAATGCAGAGCAGGTTTTAAAAAACAAGCCTCTTTCTTCGGCTCAGGAATATTTGACGGAGTCAAGATTTTGGTTTGAATCCTTTCAGAACTGGCAGAGTGAATTCCTATCTGTTGCTGCAATAGTTATTCTGTCAATATGGTTGAGAGAGAAAGGATCTCCGGAATCAAAACCTGTAGACATGGCTCATGATGAAACTCCTTAAAAGGGAAGGGGTGATCATTGCTTCTAATATATGGTTAGGCTATTAATTATAAATTTATTATTATGAAAAATAATTTTTTTGACAAATTTGCTGATAAGGCTGTTTATTTCACTGGAAGTGCTGCCGCATTTATTTTAGCCAGTATCCTGGTAATCGTATGGGCAGCAACAGGTCCGTTATTTAAATTTTCAGAAACCTGGCAAATGGTCATTAATACGGGAACAACCATCGTAACTTTCCTAATGGTATTCCTGATTCAAAAAGCGCAAAATAAAGATTCAAAAGCGATTCAAATCAAACTTAATGAACTGATCTCAGCTCATGAACACGCCAGCAATCGTATAGTGGATATTGAAGATTTGACGGAAGATGAACTGGATGAATTGCATAAGTTTTATGAGAAACTGGGTAAATTTTCGAAAAAGGAATCTGACACTTCCAAATTTCAGGCAGATAAAACGCCCTTCGATTGATACAAATAATTGTTAACTTTTTCTATACAAACCTTGCATAATGGGGCTCCAAAAAGAATTATTGGACTATATCGGCCAGATCCTCCTAACGGCTAATGAAAGTATTTCCGTGTTTGAATTCACCCCTGTAATCTTCCCCGAAAACCAAAACATTTAAAAACTATATGTTTAAGAGCTAATTTTTTTAGGGAAGATTACACATCTAATGATGGAAACGTCCTATTTTATCATTATTCATAGTCAGTCTTTGTCGGAAGTCTTCCATTTTTACAGGCTTGCAAAGATATCCAGTACCAAATCAGAAAGTTGTGATTTTAACAGTAACTACTTTCAGTACAATATCAGCCCTGAAGATTTGGTTTTATTTCAACAAAAGCTTTCCCAATCCTTGTTAAGCAATGCTGAGAAAATATTTTCAGGCGCAGTTTTTAAGAAGGCCATTCATCATAAAACGGACTAAATCTTAAATGTATTATGTATTAATTATTTATCATATTCATGTAATCTTCGCCAAGTATTAGATAGTATAGATTAATGTTGATAACAAAACAACAATGCATACAGCCCCTGTATTTGTAGAATGTAAGCTTTAGGTCAATGCGACTGATTTTCCCAATAAAGAGTATAAGATTCTTCTACGAACATAGGTGAAAATTCATCTGGATTGATAATAATATTGTCTTTAAATTATAATATTTCTTATTTGTAAAAATATTTATATATTAGCAATACCTCTGTCCGATATGCCTGGTACTGTGTCTGTTGTGTTGGTCCTAAAGTACATCAGTGCTACACCGTAATATTTTATTACTATGCGACAGGATTTGGCGTTGTGGCAGTTTAATTTCGCTTTCAATACATTGACAATAAATAGACAGTCAGAGAATTTAATTCAATTTTCCATGAAAATACGGATGGCTGACTATCAAGAATAAAATAGATTTTAAAACCAAATTAACCTTGAAACACCTGTAACGATGAGAAAAAATTTATACTAAAATCTCCTGGCAAAGTGCCCAACTGGTTCGCCGGAGTCCAAAATCGGATTACTAAAAACATCACTTCGATCGCTAAAAAAGCGGAGTAGCGGAATGTAGGTGTCTCTTTATATCAAATATGAGTCTTTAATTTTGGCCTTAAAAAAATATCATAAAATTGCACCTGAATATGATGTTCCCAACATAAAAAACTAAAGCAAAATACGCTACCTAAAACTTTAACCTATGAAAAAAAAACTAACTTCCTTACTTTCCTTATTAATAGGGTTCTTTGGATTTTCCCAAACTGAAGTCTTCTTCAAATATGATGAGGCTGGCAATCAACGCTATCGGGGTCCTGATGCAAATGCAAAACAGACATCTGAAATTTTATCAAAAACTGAATCTAAAACAATTTCTTTAGCCACGGCGCAAGTCATGGATGAGAAAACATTTTGGAAACAGATACGATTGTATCCTGTTCCGGTTAATGACCTGCTTACAATAGATTGGACGGAAGAGACAGATGGACTGATAGAAGATATTTCATTGTTTCAACACAGTACCGTACACTGGAAGTTTCAACAGCAGAACATCCCAAGTCTAAACCGCCAGCTGAAAATTAATATGTCAGGTTATGATTGGGGCGTATATATCTTACGTTTTACATTGAAGGATGGAAGGATTTTTAGTAAAAACATTACAAAACGTTAATTAGCCATGAAATTTTACGCTAAAAGGATGATGGTGTTCTCATCCATTATATCCTGTATATTTATATTAGGATTTTCACAGATGCTTTCAGGACAAAGTTTCCATGACACTAAAGGAAATATTGATGTTAATGGAGCAGGACAATTGCAGTTTACTTTGCCTGTTGCCCTACCTCCGGGAGTAAAATCTGTTGCTCCACAGGTTAACTTAATGTATACAAGTGGCTCTAACAACGGAATTGCCGGATATGGTTGGAACCTGTCAGGTCTAACAGCTATTTCAAAAGTTGGAAAAACGGTCGAAAAAGATGGTGAAGCAAAAGGGGTACAATTAGATTACTCTGATTATTATAGCTTTAATGGACAAAGACTTATTCTCAAATCAGGAGAATATGGTAAGGATGGAGCAGAATATGTTACTGAGAAATATTCTAATGTGAAAATTAAGTCGGTAGGGCAAGCTTACTATATATTAGAGCCTTTGAATAGTCCTGCATATTTCGAAGTAACATTTGAAAATGGCTCACGAGCTTGGTATGGGACATGGGAAGGAGCGCCTGCATTTGATTATGCAGCCAGAACACCTATCGAATATAATATTGTAAAATGGATAGATGTACAGGGAAATGTTATCAACTACAATTATGAACAGGAAAGCAATGTGGCTGTATTAAACTCAATTTCCTGGGGTGGTAACGAAGTTCTTAACAAACCTAATTTTAATGAAATCACACTTACCTACGCTACCAGAGACCTGGTTGAACAATCTTATGTAGGCGGAAAAGATTTTACTCAAAAGAAAATATTAACAGAAATTAAGGTAACTTCAAATGGAAACCAATTTAAAAAATACATTGTTAATTACATTAAAAATGGAACGAATTACCAGGTAGTTGATAAAATAACAGAATACAATGCTGATAATATAGCAGCCAATCCGGTAAATTTTACTTATCCTAGCCCAACACAGCCGATTTTAGAATTTTCAAATAACAATGTAGATAGTTTTGATAACGTAAAACTGACGGGTGATTTTAATGGAGACTCTTATTTGGATTTCATTCTTAATAATGGTATTGTGAAACTGGGAGGGCTCAATGACACCTTTACCGATGTTTCTACGGGCAAATTTTTTAATACCGAAGCTAAAATTGTACATACTTTATTAGATGAAGAGGGGCAGGTCTATAACGGAAATGGAATTGTCCAATACGAAAGCGGTAAAGTAGTAGGTTACATTTTCAGAAATAATAATTTTGTTAAAGTTTTTGAAAAAGTCGTTTATGTTGATCCGGACTGTACTTATCAGGGCGGGGGTGTAGGATGCCGAGTGGAAAAAGCATCGTTTAATGAAGGTGATATCAACGGCGATGGTATATCGGATGTATTTGTGACGATCAATAAAGAAGAATGTCAGTTTGAACCCATTCCAGGATGCGATAATTTAAAGTCTACCTCAGCAGCAACAGGTGATGGTACTGTCAACAAACCACCTCCATGCCACGAATTAAACTGTAATACCTATTTGGTGGGAAATTATATCGTTGATTTAAAAAATCCAAGCAATCCTTTATCGAATTACACCGTTGATTCAGGAATCAATGAAAGTTCCTATTATCAACAACAGTACCTGGATGTGGATGGTGATGGGAAAGTAGATATTATTAATGTATCTAACACAGCCTATACCGTATTTGAGTTTGTTAAAACTGCTCCCAATCACTATCTTAAGAAAATAAAATTCACAGGGAATTTATCTGAAACGAAAGCATCCGATTCTCCGGTATTATTCGGAGACTTCAACGGTGACAGAAATCTCGATTTTACAATACCAACCACCGATACACAAGAAAAAGATAACTGGAGGTTTTATATGGGTACTGAAAAAGGCTTTTCTAATTTCTTAAAAACAAATTTTTTAAAATATAGAAAACCTAATGATTATCAAAACAGTAGCTACCCCACTTTTAATATTTACAGGAATTTTTATTCTGCATCAGATATCAATAAGGACGGTAAATCAGATATTGTACATATAAACTCTTTTAACAAAGCTGGCCAGGTTAATTCAAGCGGCGTCATTCTTTCAAGATACTTTGGCTATAATATTGCCACTTATACTGCTAATGGAACTCTAACAAGTGGAAGTCCGGATTTTGTAACCAGTGGTAATTATGGAGGAACTAATTATGTAACTTTTGATGTAGGTGAATTTACTTTATTCTCTCCGATCACCTCACAGGTGAAAATTAATAATAATTATTATGATGTGCTCTTATTCTGGAAACAAAGGCTACATAAACTCAAATCTCCCTCATCTGTCAGTAGATTAGCACAAGTACAATCTATTGCTCAGGGAGGCATTATGACGTCGGTAGATTATTTAGAAGCAATTCCGAATAATAACACTAATCCAAATTTTTATCAGAAGATTAAAAAAGAATACTACCCTTACTTCTCTTTAGACAGAGTAGACGAGTCCTATGCTGTATCACAGCTTAGACAGGAAGGAAGAAAACAGGATTTTCGATACAGGGGAATGACAGGGCATATGCAGGGGAAAGGTATGATGGGATATCATCAGGTTGCTAGATCCTCCTGGTATGCTGATGGATTTGAAAATACCAAAGTATGGTCTGGTGTTGAAATTGATCCGCTTTTTGATGGAGTCCCTGTAAAAGAATGGAACATTAGAACTAACAATGAAAACAGCATTTTCCCGGTAGATATTTCTGAGACCAATACGCAGTTAATGAGCTTTAAGTCTACCTTATATGAATCTTATAAATTGCTGAACGGGCAATTAGCGACCATGCCGATTTCCGATACCGATAAGCCAAAGGTAGTAACAGCTACTGTTGTAAAGGGCACAAGAATAAAGGATTTCCTAAATAGTACACTAATGAATACTTTAATTGACTATGGAGATTATTATCTTCCTAGCCAAAGTGTTACGAGTGTTAATAATGGTTATGCTACAACTACTTCCAATTTTGAATATATTCATAACTTGTCAGGGATTGGAGCAGATTACTTTGTAGGTCGTCCCCAATCTAAAACCGATATAGTACAGGCATATGGCGACAGCAAATCTTCCAAAGAAGAATACACCTATGAGAATAATCTGCCGAAAACCTTAAAAACATGGAATAAGGATAATACTGCATATGTGCTGGAAACCTATAATTATGATGGTTTTGGCAATATCATTGGAAAAACGGTCAGCAATAGTACAGACTCTCAAACCCAAACAGAGACAAGCCTGTACGAACCAAATGGTAGATTTGTTGAGAAAAAGACAGATAACTTAGGATTAGAATCAAATATAGAGTACAATGATTGGGGGCAGATAAAAAAGCATACCGATGCTTTAGGTAATATGCTCATTAATACTTATGATGGCTGGGGTAAATTATTGACTGCTGCAACCAATCTTAAAGGTACAATCACCTATCAGTACGATAAAGATAGTAATTCTAATATTACTATTACTCAGTACGACCCTGACGGTAATGTTTCTAAAAAGTATACCAACAGGTTGGGACAAGAATACAAAGTTTCCACAAAAGCATTTGGGCAGGGACAATTCGTATCGAAAGATATTCAATATGATGTATTGGGAAGAAAGATCACAGAATCCGAGACTTATTTTGAAGGGCAGAGTCCTTCCCAATGGAATACCATTGTTTATGATGATTCTGTGTTCCCTATCATGAAGGTAACAGCGACTGCATTTAACGGTAAACAGATCGAGACTATTGCTTCAGGATTGACAACTACTGTTAAGGAATCCAACCCGGCGGATTATGGAAGAATTACCTCTAAAACTGTTGATGCTTTAGGCAATGTAGTGACTACAACTGATAAAGGAGGAATAATACAATTCTTCTACAATGCAGCTGGACAGCAGATCAAATCTCAGTATGCAGAAAATATTGTTACAACCAAATATGATGTTTGGGGAAGAAAATCTGAATTTAATGATCCATCCAATGGAGTATATAAATATGAATATGATGGACTCGGACAACCGAAGAAAATTATTAGTCCAAAAGGAACAAAAGAGTATACGTACAATAATTTAGGGCAGCTCATTAATCAGGTAGAATTATCATCAGACGGGGTTTCTACCATTAAAAATATCACTTTTACATATGATAGTTTTGGCAGGAATATTTTAAAGTCAGGAACATCAAACGGAAAATCTTATAGTTCGAGTGTTGAATTTGACACATATGGTAGAATGAAATCTAACATTGAAAACAGTAATGGGCGGGTTTACGCTCAAAGCGGATTTTTCTATGATGATAAGTCAAGGGTTATATCTTATACTAAAAGTTTATCTTCTGCGGGTATTGTTACTGCTGTAACAATTATACATAAGTATAATGCCTGGAATGGTGATCTGTATCAGTTAATGGATAAAAAGACGGGTCTAATTCTTTGGGAACTTCAGAGTACCAATGCCAAAGGACAAACTTTAACCTCTAAATTGGGCGCTGCCTCTATTACTAATTCTTATGACAGTAATGGATTCTTAACCAATATCAGCCATTCCTCTGCTATTAAACCCAATATTCTTCAAATATCATATGCATTTGATGCTATAAAGAATGAGTTAAAAAGTAGAAGTACAGGAGGTGATTTTAATATTAATGAGTCATTTGATTATGATGATAATAATCGTTTGGTCAACTGGACGGATCCTGTAACTGGTGTTAAGCCGTCTGCTAACCGGAATATCTATGATATCAAAGGGAGGATTACCGAAAACGATCAGGTGGGAGTGATCAAATTTGAAAATTCATCAAAGATTTACCAGCCAACAGGTATGACTTTAAATGCAGCCGGAACGCAGAATTATAACAATGATCTGATCCAGTTCGTTACCTATAATGAAAATAATGATCCTATATTCATTGATGGGCTGAGGGGAGATGTTGATTTTGAATATGGGCTAACATCAATGCGTCAGAAAGTTTCTTATGGAGGTAATTTTGTATCCAATAAGGGTAAATTCATAAAATTATATAGTGAGGATGGAAGTTTTGAAGTAACGATTGATAATAGTACTAAATTGGAAAGACATACTCTTTATATCGGTGGAACACCCTACGAGAGTAATATTGTTTATTTGAAGAATTATAAAGAAACATCTGGTTCTTACAAATTTTTGCATAAGGATTATTTAGGAAGTATTCTTGCAATAAGCGATGCAGAAGGTAAAAAACTGGAACAAAGACATTTTGATGCTTGGGGTAAC is part of the Chryseobacterium paludis genome and encodes:
- a CDS encoding DUF6766 family protein, whose translation is MSKNSFFYRNSLSIVFLSLMLICLIGQFFAGWATENKELADEGGALLALGDYIHSGHFIQATFENWESEFLQMTLYVLLTISLRQKGSSESKSLEKQEDVDKEPRAHSRAPWPVKKGGVWLTIYKHSLSLAFAILFLLSFMLHFYGSLKAYNAEQVLKNKPLSSAQEYLTESRFWFESFQNWQSEFLSVAAIVILSIWLREKGSPESKPVDMAHDETP
- a CDS encoding low affinity iron permease family protein, with protein sequence MKNNFFDKFADKAVYFTGSAAAFILASILVIVWAATGPLFKFSETWQMVINTGTTIVTFLMVFLIQKAQNKDSKAIQIKLNELISAHEHASNRIVDIEDLTEDELDELHKFYEKLGKFSKKESDTSKFQADKTPFD
- a CDS encoding SDR family oxidoreductase, with amino-acid sequence MGELKLYNKSVLITGADSGIGKAVALLFAKEGANIAIIYHTDDKNAEKTKNDIILLGRKSIIFRGDINDYEFCKKTVEKVISEIGSIDILVNNAGVQFPSDSIEQLKEENIRKTFDSNIVGMILLTKVVFPYLKEGSSVINTTSAVAYQGHEELLDYSATKGAIVSFTRSLALQSKSKGIRINAVAPGPVATPLTKETFDEEKEDPNKPPFQRNAKPEEVAGSFLFLASQDSVQITGQVLHPNGGLIVNG
- a CDS encoding RHS repeat-associated core domain-containing protein, which codes for MKFYAKRMMVFSSIISCIFILGFSQMLSGQSFHDTKGNIDVNGAGQLQFTLPVALPPGVKSVAPQVNLMYTSGSNNGIAGYGWNLSGLTAISKVGKTVEKDGEAKGVQLDYSDYYSFNGQRLILKSGEYGKDGAEYVTEKYSNVKIKSVGQAYYILEPLNSPAYFEVTFENGSRAWYGTWEGAPAFDYAARTPIEYNIVKWIDVQGNVINYNYEQESNVAVLNSISWGGNEVLNKPNFNEITLTYATRDLVEQSYVGGKDFTQKKILTEIKVTSNGNQFKKYIVNYIKNGTNYQVVDKITEYNADNIAANPVNFTYPSPTQPILEFSNNNVDSFDNVKLTGDFNGDSYLDFILNNGIVKLGGLNDTFTDVSTGKFFNTEAKIVHTLLDEEGQVYNGNGIVQYESGKVVGYIFRNNNFVKVFEKVVYVDPDCTYQGGGVGCRVEKASFNEGDINGDGISDVFVTINKEECQFEPIPGCDNLKSTSAATGDGTVNKPPPCHELNCNTYLVGNYIVDLKNPSNPLSNYTVDSGINESSYYQQQYLDVDGDGKVDIINVSNTAYTVFEFVKTAPNHYLKKIKFTGNLSETKASDSPVLFGDFNGDRNLDFTIPTTDTQEKDNWRFYMGTEKGFSNFLKTNFLKYRKPNDYQNSSYPTFNIYRNFYSASDINKDGKSDIVHINSFNKAGQVNSSGVILSRYFGYNIATYTANGTLTSGSPDFVTSGNYGGTNYVTFDVGEFTLFSPITSQVKINNNYYDVLLFWKQRLHKLKSPSSVSRLAQVQSIAQGGIMTSVDYLEAIPNNNTNPNFYQKIKKEYYPYFSLDRVDESYAVSQLRQEGRKQDFRYRGMTGHMQGKGMMGYHQVARSSWYADGFENTKVWSGVEIDPLFDGVPVKEWNIRTNNENSIFPVDISETNTQLMSFKSTLYESYKLLNGQLATMPISDTDKPKVVTATVVKGTRIKDFLNSTLMNTLIDYGDYYLPSQSVTSVNNGYATTTSNFEYIHNLSGIGADYFVGRPQSKTDIVQAYGDSKSSKEEYTYENNLPKTLKTWNKDNTAYVLETYNYDGFGNIIGKTVSNSTDSQTQTETSLYEPNGRFVEKKTDNLGLESNIEYNDWGQIKKHTDALGNMLINTYDGWGKLLTAATNLKGTITYQYDKDSNSNITITQYDPDGNVSKKYTNRLGQEYKVSTKAFGQGQFVSKDIQYDVLGRKITESETYFEGQSPSQWNTIVYDDSVFPIMKVTATAFNGKQIETIASGLTTTVKESNPADYGRITSKTVDALGNVVTTTDKGGIIQFFYNAAGQQIKSQYAENIVTTKYDVWGRKSEFNDPSNGVYKYEYDGLGQPKKIISPKGTKEYTYNNLGQLINQVELSSDGVSTIKNITFTYDSFGRNILKSGTSNGKSYSSSVEFDTYGRMKSNIENSNGRVYAQSGFFYDDKSRVISYTKSLSSAGIVTAVTIIHKYNAWNGDLYQLMDKKTGLILWELQSTNAKGQTLTSKLGAASITNSYDSNGFLTNISHSSAIKPNILQISYAFDAIKNELKSRSTGGDFNINESFDYDDNNRLVNWTDPVTGVKPSANRNIYDIKGRITENDQVGVIKFENSSKIYQPTGMTLNAAGTQNYNNDLIQFVTYNENNDPIFIDGLRGDVDFEYGLTSMRQKVSYGGNFVSNKGKFIKLYSEDGSFEVTIDNSTKLERHTLYIGGTPYESNIVYLKNYKETSGSYKFLHKDYLGSILAISDAEGKKLEQRHFDAWGNFTHLQIGTGTIITQKSGIQGAMEKFGLIDRGYTSHEHFMDIGIIHMNGRLYDPLLRRFLNADEHIQDPTNTQNYNKYGYVLNNPLMFNDTSGEFWQFLAIPIVKALVFAVVSYTAITLITGAKFNILNLYSTIVMSLISAGITTVIGDVFSTATASVGNEALKGLVHAGVQGTLSFMQGGNFFSAAASAFLASFVSYGYGKVAGDAAYSGAGTVAFGMLSGGVGSALSGGNFWDGVKIGGIVALFNHTMHKISDNLLIDKQTRKEFRQLVKAKNYQGAFDLVNSKYNLDANIKGKYTMEYVKSDEFSGLTGGEAFETQEVTIATHVFKSSVAVFIRVVHHEFIHVYQRGVMGLAGNLNIYEVREFLAYHDTLFNDKLPKASFSNMEGYWNKAKQFYNYMTANPALIRAYQSQYNDFANSRFFK
- a CDS encoding T9SS type A sorting domain-containing protein, which encodes MKKKLTSLLSLLIGFFGFSQTEVFFKYDEAGNQRYRGPDANAKQTSEILSKTESKTISLATAQVMDEKTFWKQIRLYPVPVNDLLTIDWTEETDGLIEDISLFQHSTVHWKFQQQNIPSLNRQLKINMSGYDWGVYILRFTLKDGRIFSKNITKR